One window from the genome of Gemmatimonadaceae bacterium encodes:
- a CDS encoding BTAD domain-containing putative transcriptional regulator has translation MRYALAFLLAAVCLTAGAIATFAHISAVSLASASAPSGQLVADTVPTREIATPISPTAADYARYAEGDRAWREKYARQYSIAELRARGNGRRTPRESMQDSVFMLTRHGDRDGAIRELERWVRGHPRDRESLLSLARLLNEVGRTNDAVVRYREILALQQHVN, from the coding sequence ATGCGCTACGCGCTCGCGTTTCTTCTCGCTGCCGTTTGCCTCACGGCCGGAGCGATCGCCACCTTCGCCCACATCAGCGCCGTGTCGCTCGCGTCGGCGTCCGCGCCGAGCGGGCAGCTTGTCGCCGACACCGTGCCGACACGAGAAATCGCGACGCCCATCTCGCCGACCGCTGCGGACTACGCTCGTTATGCGGAAGGCGATCGCGCGTGGCGTGAGAAGTACGCGCGGCAGTATTCCATTGCCGAGCTGCGCGCCCGCGGTAATGGCAGGCGGACGCCGCGCGAATCGATGCAGGACTCCGTCTTCATGCTTACCCGACATGGCGATCGCGACGGTGCGATCAGGGAGCTCGAGCGGTGGGTTCGTGGCCATCCGCGGGATCGCGAGTCCTTGCTGTCTCTCGCGCGATTGCTGAATGAGGTCGGCCGCACCAATGACGCGGTCGTCCGCTATCGCGAGATTCTCGCTCTTCAACAGCACGTCAACTAG
- a CDS encoding DUF2059 domain-containing protein, translating into MKTAATLLISLLAGSTVAAQSPAARPAADTVISGSHFAAAEQFLEVAQTEKGLRDGIRMYFDAQVQQNPLMTPYRPTMEAFAAKYLVWSDLKPRLARIYAQALTEDQLRTAIAFQQSPAGQAFTAHQAELQVALMQIVQEQLRAHGSELQEMIQARAAELDKQTSPASKKPREDR; encoded by the coding sequence GTGAAAACGGCCGCTACTCTACTCATCAGCCTGCTCGCCGGTTCCACGGTGGCGGCGCAATCGCCCGCCGCGAGACCGGCGGCGGACACCGTGATCAGTGGAAGTCACTTCGCCGCTGCAGAGCAGTTTCTCGAGGTCGCGCAGACCGAAAAAGGTCTACGCGACGGAATTCGGATGTACTTCGATGCGCAGGTGCAGCAGAATCCGCTGATGACGCCATATCGCCCGACGATGGAAGCGTTCGCCGCGAAGTATCTTGTCTGGAGCGATCTCAAGCCCCGCCTCGCCCGCATCTACGCGCAAGCTCTTACCGAGGATCAGCTCCGTACCGCGATTGCCTTCCAACAGTCACCGGCAGGACAGGCGTTCACGGCGCATCAGGCCGAGCTTCAGGTGGCGCTCATGCAGATCGTGCAGGAACAGCTGCGTGCCCATGGCAGCGAGCTTCAGGAGATGATCCAGGCTCGAGCCGCCGAGCTGGACAAGCAAACTAGTCCCGCGAGTAAGAAGCCGCGCGAGGATCGTTAG
- a CDS encoding ATPase domain-containing protein has protein sequence MIRSGIVAIDQLCDGFRPRRPYLLTGGAGAGKTMYALQFLNQGLRSGEKVLMLTHADRTDVLSQADHLGVQLHDALRENRAVVMRYRPDFARRLARAGTSEGAFADLRRVIGELRPRRIAIDPFAPLLEDGSASPVPASALAELLELSQATALLTYSEDLGASYDRRLEPLLHAAAGVFRIAREHGPLRTLEIVSLRQPAVATGVLLEATSLPNESVTSPTRPLHLVHVVEAPTEELLTTLRLQHEVEVYRDVSSPTAVAGATLIIETDHATLDRARELLRSSLHERRTPIVVVTRFNLRSLDRARLLRDGADEVLAGDMGAPELLQRLAAALRRGHLERPPVAVHEDEGLTQASFAAPGELLDAERFSAALRERAAHDDAVPFAVARLTISGDTTALRALGVLALGSMRVSSGDLAALVDESIAVYLHGAGRRDVPAFVDRLRGRRPPGAPPLRVTSAYFPSDGAAVRQLVEPLKVR, from the coding sequence ATGATTCGAAGCGGAATCGTAGCCATAGATCAGCTGTGTGATGGCTTCCGGCCCCGCCGACCGTACCTGCTCACTGGAGGTGCCGGCGCGGGCAAGACGATGTACGCCCTCCAGTTCCTCAATCAGGGGCTGCGCTCTGGTGAGAAGGTACTGATGCTCACGCATGCCGATCGCACGGACGTTCTGTCGCAAGCCGACCATCTCGGCGTTCAGCTACACGACGCGCTTCGTGAGAATCGTGCAGTCGTCATGCGCTACCGGCCGGACTTTGCCAGGCGCCTTGCGCGCGCCGGCACGAGCGAGGGCGCGTTCGCCGACCTGCGGCGGGTCATCGGTGAGCTGCGCCCACGCCGCATTGCAATCGATCCGTTCGCGCCGCTCCTCGAGGACGGCTCTGCTTCGCCTGTCCCCGCCTCAGCGCTCGCGGAATTGCTCGAGCTCAGCCAGGCGACAGCTCTGCTGACCTATTCAGAGGATCTCGGCGCAAGCTACGATCGTCGGCTCGAGCCGCTGTTGCACGCTGCCGCGGGCGTCTTTCGCATTGCGCGCGAGCATGGGCCGCTCCGCACACTCGAGATCGTGTCGCTCCGTCAGCCGGCGGTGGCAACGGGCGTGCTGCTAGAGGCGACTTCGCTGCCTAACGAATCGGTGACGTCGCCCACGAGGCCGCTGCATCTCGTCCATGTCGTCGAAGCGCCGACCGAGGAGCTGTTGACGACGCTCCGCCTCCAGCACGAAGTCGAGGTGTATCGAGATGTGTCGAGCCCCACGGCCGTGGCTGGGGCGACGCTGATCATCGAGACGGATCATGCTACGCTCGATCGCGCTCGCGAACTGCTGCGGTCGAGCCTGCACGAGAGGCGGACGCCGATCGTGGTCGTCACGCGCTTCAATCTTCGCTCGCTCGACCGTGCGCGGCTTCTCCGCGACGGTGCGGACGAGGTGCTCGCCGGCGATATGGGCGCTCCGGAGCTGCTGCAGCGCCTTGCCGCAGCGCTGCGTCGTGGCCACCTCGAACGTCCGCCGGTTGCCGTGCACGAAGACGAAGGGCTCACGCAGGCGAGCTTCGCCGCGCCGGGGGAGCTACTCGACGCCGAGCGTTTCTCGGCGGCCTTGCGCGAGCGCGCGGCACACGACGACGCTGTACCGTTCGCCGTCGCGCGCCTAACGATTAGTGGCGACACGACCGCACTTCGGGCACTCGGCGTTCTCGCCCTTGGATCGATGCGCGTTTCCAGCGGTGATCTGGCTGCCCTCGTCGACGAGAGCATCGCCGTATATCTCCACGGCGCAGGCCGCCGTGACGTGCCGGCATTTGTCGATCGACTGCGTGGACGGCGCCCTCCGGGTGCGCCGCCACTCCGTGTTACCTCCGCATATTTTCCAAGCGATGGTGCTGCCGTGCGGCAGCTCGTTGAGCCGTTGAAGGTTCGTTGA
- the mrdA gene encoding penicillin-binding protein 2, protein MSFHPNDVARRGRQASVLLLIVIGFLLSAFFRTQILRNQQWVLQSEENRLREVPLPAARGIIYDRAGRIIAENAVGYSVSLLPKSEDSLRATLVRLKGTIELTPNQIDAAIRRYRRDRARPAVIIPDASFDVVSVLEEHRIDFPSLIIQSAPKRYYPDSGAVAAFVGYTGEINESELASPQYQGYKAGQQIGKQGLEKQYETELRGREGSRFVEVDARNSVLREVTDRQLDPVGAPPLYTNIDLDLQRFVAKLFADSLQGGVVAMVPQSGEVLALYSAPSFDPNRFIGGVSSEYYDSLRTDPRKPLYNKALQGTYPPGSTWKLATAVIALQNNAVNFNEHMPEPCKGYYYFGNRAWRCWDKNGHGSLNLSGAIAKSCDVYFYQLGLRLQVSRLVAGGVNLGFGQKSGIDLPEERRPSFPPTVQYYNEKYPGGWTQAVSLNLAIGQGENSQTVVNMAHFYSALATDGYAAKPHVAREKEERTKVLNLSVDQMNQLRTALANVAQAGGTAAVAGEALKGLLAGKTGTAQSGTRKNGVELNHAWFVGFAPADNPKIVVAVMLEFGGHGTRAANIASAIIAHYLHSNITSTLQTEG, encoded by the coding sequence ATGAGTTTCCACCCGAACGACGTCGCGCGCCGCGGCCGGCAGGCGAGCGTGCTGCTGTTGATCGTGATCGGCTTCCTGCTCAGCGCATTCTTCCGCACGCAAATCCTTCGCAATCAGCAATGGGTTCTGCAGTCGGAGGAAAATCGACTGCGTGAAGTGCCGCTGCCGGCGGCACGGGGAATCATCTACGACCGCGCTGGCCGCATCATCGCCGAAAATGCCGTGGGGTACTCGGTCTCGCTGTTGCCAAAATCGGAGGACTCACTCCGCGCGACGCTGGTGAGACTGAAGGGAACGATCGAGCTCACGCCAAACCAAATCGACGCCGCCATTCGGCGATATCGTCGCGATCGTGCGCGTCCCGCGGTGATCATACCTGACGCGTCATTCGACGTCGTGTCGGTGCTCGAGGAGCATCGCATCGATTTTCCAAGTTTGATCATTCAATCCGCACCGAAGCGGTACTATCCGGATTCTGGCGCGGTTGCGGCATTCGTCGGGTATACGGGCGAAATCAACGAGAGCGAGCTCGCATCACCGCAATATCAGGGCTACAAGGCGGGACAACAGATCGGTAAGCAGGGTCTCGAGAAGCAATACGAGACGGAGCTACGGGGCCGCGAGGGCAGCCGATTCGTCGAGGTCGATGCACGCAACTCCGTGCTGCGCGAGGTGACGGACCGACAGCTGGACCCGGTCGGCGCGCCGCCACTGTACACGAATATCGATCTGGATCTGCAGCGGTTCGTCGCGAAGCTGTTCGCTGATTCACTGCAAGGCGGCGTCGTGGCGATGGTTCCGCAGAGTGGCGAAGTGCTCGCGCTGTACAGCGCGCCAAGCTTCGATCCGAATCGCTTCATCGGTGGCGTCTCGTCGGAATACTACGACTCGCTGCGCACCGATCCGCGAAAGCCGCTCTACAACAAGGCACTGCAGGGAACGTATCCGCCCGGCTCGACTTGGAAGCTCGCAACGGCCGTAATCGCCCTTCAGAACAATGCCGTCAACTTCAACGAGCACATGCCGGAGCCGTGCAAAGGCTACTACTACTTCGGCAACCGCGCCTGGCGCTGTTGGGACAAGAATGGCCACGGCAGTTTGAATCTGAGTGGCGCGATCGCGAAGTCGTGCGATGTCTACTTCTATCAGCTCGGATTGAGACTCCAGGTGTCACGGCTCGTCGCCGGCGGCGTGAACCTCGGCTTCGGGCAGAAATCGGGAATTGACCTTCCCGAGGAGCGTCGGCCGAGCTTCCCGCCGACGGTGCAGTACTACAACGAGAAATATCCTGGCGGCTGGACGCAGGCAGTGTCGCTGAACCTCGCGATCGGTCAGGGTGAGAACTCACAGACGGTCGTGAACATGGCGCATTTCTACTCGGCCCTGGCGACTGACGGCTACGCCGCCAAGCCGCACGTGGCGCGCGAGAAGGAAGAGCGTACGAAGGTACTAAACCTGAGCGTCGACCAGATGAATCAGCTGCGTACGGCGTTGGCCAACGTCGCGCAGGCTGGTGGAACCGCGGCGGTCGCGGGTGAGGCGCTCAAGGGCCTTCTGGCGGGAAAGACAGGGACGGCGCAGAGCGGAACGCGGAAGAACGGCGTCGAACTGAATCATGCGTGGTTCGTGGGCTTCGCCCCAGCCGACAATCCAAAGATTGTCGTCGCGGTGATGTTGGAGTTCGGCGGCCACGGAACGCGCGCGGCGAACATCGCCTCGGCGATCATCGCGCACTATCTGCACTCGAATATCACGAGCACGCTGCAAACCGAGGGATGA